The Sorangiineae bacterium MSr11954 DNA segment CGGGTCCACGTCATCCCCGAGGTGAAGGAGGCGATCGACGCCTTCGCCCAGGCTGGCTTCATCGCCGCCATGTACGATGAAGCGCAAGGCGGCATGCAGCTGCCGTATTGCGTCACCCTGGCGTGCTACGCCATCTTCCGCGGCGCCAATGTGGCGGTCGACGCGTACGCCACCCTCACCGCCGGCGCCGCCGATTTGATCCACGAGTTCGGCTCGCCCGAGCAGAAAGCGCGCTACCTCGCGCCCATGCTCACCGGCCGCTATTTCGGCACCATGGTGCTCACCGAGCCGCAGGCCGGATCGTCCTTGGCCGACGTGGAGACCTCCGCCACCCCGCGGCCCGACGGCACCTACGCCATCAAGGGGAACAAGATCTTCATCTCCGGCGGCGATCACGAGCTCTCGGACAACATCGTGCACATGGTGCTCGCCCGCATCCCGGGCGCGCCGCCCGGGGTCAAAGGCATCTCGTTGTTCATCGTCCCCAAGTATCGGGTCGACTCCGAAGGGCGCCTCGGCGCCAAGAACGACGTGGCGCTCGCGGGGCTCATTCACAAAATGGGCTACCGCGGCACCACCTCCACGATGCTCAACTTCGGTGAGAACGACGGGTGCGCGGGCGAGCTGGTGGGCGAGCCCCATCGCGGCCTCACGTACATGTTCCAGATGATGAACGCCGCGCGGGTCGGCGTGGGCCTCGGCGCCGCCATGCTCGGCTACACGGGCTACCTTCACGCGCTCGATTATGCGCGCGAGCGTCTCCAAGGAAGGTCCGGCAAGGATCCGCACGCGCCGCCGGTGCCCATCATCCGCCACGCCGACGTGCGGCGCATGCTGCTCGCGCAAAAGGCGTACGTGGAGGGCGCGCTCGCGTTGTGCCTCTACGCCGGGCTCCTGGTCGACCGGCAAAAGTACGCGGCCACCGACGAGGAGCGCCGCGAGGCGCGGCTCTTGCTCGATCTGCTGACGCCCATCGTGAAGACATGGCCCTCGCGCTACGGCGTGGAGGCCAACAGCCTGGCGATTCAGGTGCACGGCGGCTACGGGTACACGCGCGAGTACGCCGTCGAGCAGTTTTTCCGCGACAACCGCCTCAACGAGATCCACGAGGGCACCAGCGGAATCCAAGCGCTCGACCTCCTGGGCCGCAAAGTGATCGCCGAGAACGGCGCGCCCCTGCGGCTCTTCGGGCGCGCCCTCGCCGAGACGGTCCTCGCCGCGCGCGGCTGCGAGGACGCGGAGCTCGCGCAGCACGCCGCGCACCTGTCCGATGCGTGGGAGCGCCTCGTGGAGACCACGCGGGTCCTCGGCGGCGCCATGGCCAAGAACCCGGAGCTGGGGCTGGCCAATGCGAGCGTCTACCTCGATATGTTCGGTCATACGGTGATGGCTTGGATTTGGCTGAAGCAGGCCCTCGTGGCGTGGCCAAAGCGGTCGGCGGACGGGGCGGAGGGCGACTTTTACCGCGGTAAGCTCGGGGCAGCGCGGTACTTCTTCCATTGGGAGCTCCCCAAGACGGGACCCCAACACACGCTCTTGCGCAGCCTGGACACGAGCTGCCTCGAGATGCAGGAGGGTTGGTTCTGATGAATACGCACGACATGTCCCATATCGTCACCGAGGTCGCCGACGGGGTGCAGCGCATCGAGATTCGCCGCCCCGAGAAGAAGAACGCGCTCACCCAGGCCATGTACGCGGGCATGGCCAAGGCGCTGGCGGAGGCCGAGCGCGATCGCGCCGTGCGCGTCATCCTCATCCACGGCCAGCCGCAGATCTTCACCAGCGGCAACGACATCGCCGACTTCCTGCAGCACCCGGAGGCGGCCACCGAGGACGCGCCCGTCTTTCAGTTTTTGCGAAACTTGATGTACGCCAAGAAACCCGTTTTGGCGGCGGTGACCGGGGCGGCCATTGGGATCGGCACCACCCTGCTCCTTCATTGCGACTACGTCATCGCGGGCCAAGGCGCGGAGTTCGCGATGCCCTTCGTCAACTTGGCGCTGTGCCCGGAGGCCGGATCCAGCCTCCTGCTCCCGCTGTTGGTCGGGCAGAAGCGGGCCAGCGAGCTGCTCCTCTTCGGCGACAAATTTTCGGCCGAGGAGGCGCTCTCCATGGGCTTGATCAACAGCGTGGTGGCCGACGTGGACGTGGGCACGCACGCCATGGCCAAGGCCCGCACCCTGGCCCAAAAGCCGCGCGCCGCGCTGCTCGCCACCAAGTCGCTGCTCAAGGCCAAGCTCGTTCCGCAGATCGAAAAGGCGATGATCGAGGAGGCCCACGAGTTCGGCGACCGGCTGGCCTCGGCCGAATCCAAAGAGGCGCTCACCGCCTTCCTCGAGAAACGCCGCCCCGACTATTCGCGTTTTCAATGAAGGAGGCATTCCATGCTCGTTCAGCAATATCTCCCCAAGGATCTCTTCCGAGGTAAGACCGTCTTCGTGACCGGGGGTGGCAGCGGGATCAACCTCGGCGTCGCCCGCAACTTCGCGGCCCTGGGCGCGAGCTTGGCCATCTGCGGGCGCACCCAGGAGAAGCTCGATCGCGCGGCCGCCGAGCTCGCGGCGCTGAGCGCGCACCTCGGCGGCAAGGTGCTCCCGGTGGCCGCCGACGTGCGCGACTACGCGGCGCTGGAAAAGGCGCTGGGCCGCACGGAGGCGGAGGTGGGGCCGGTGGACGTCCTGGTGTGCGGCGCCGCCGGCAATTTCCTCTGCCCCGCGGAGGACTTGAGCCCCAACGGGTTCAAGGCGGTCATCGACATCGATTTGCTCGGCTCCTTCAACGCGTCGCGCGCCGCCTTCGAGCAATTGAAGAAGACGCGCGGCTCCATCCTGTTCATCTCGGCCGGCCAGTCGTTCATGCCGCACGCCTTCCAGGTGCACGTGGGGGCCGCCAAGGCGGGCATCGATAATTTGATGAAGAACCTGGCGCTCGAGTGGGGCCGCTACGGAATCCGTAGCAACACCATCGTGCCCGGGCCCATCGAGGACACAGAGGGCATGCGCCGTCTCTCGTCGCCCGAGCACGATACGCGCGCCAAGGGCGCGATCCCCCTCGGGCGGTATGGCACGGTGGACGAGATCGGTCACGCGGCGGTGTTCCTGGCGTCGCCGTTCGCCGCGTACATCACCGGCACGGTGCTCTCGGTCGACGGCGGCTCCAACTTGATCGGCTCCGCGCTGTGGAACCAAGCGGTGGAGTCCCTGGTACCGCGCAAAGGGTCGGGCAAGGCCCCGCCCGGATCCTGACGGCGTCATGGGCGACATTCTTCTGATCCGGCACGCGCAAGCGTCGTTCGGCAGCGCGAACTACGATTGCCTCTCCGAGCTGGGGCTCGAGCAATCGCGCCTGCTCGGGCGCTGGCTCGCGCGCCGCGGACGCACCATCGATAGGGTGGCGATGGGCCATATGCAGCGCCATCGCCAGACCGCCGAGGCGGCCCTGGCCGAGCTGCCCACGGAGCTTCGAGGGACGGAGGCGCCCATCGTCGACGCGGGCTTCGACGAGTTCGACGGCGACCATGTCCTCACACGCTACCGGCCCGAGCTCGCCGAGCGAAGCGCGCTCGCGCAGCACCTGGCCCAGAGCTCGCACCCGTACCGCGCCTTTCAGGAGCTGTTCGAGGGCGCGGTGGAGCGCTGGGTGGCCGGCCAGCACGACGGCGAGTACCGCGAATCGTGGAACGCCTTCCGCGCCCGCTGCGTGTTGGGGCTCGAGCGCCTGGTGCAGGGCGCGGGGCCCTCGCGCACCCTCGCCGTCTTTACGTCGGGCGGCCCGATCACGGCCATCTGCCAGCACTTGCTGGAGCTGCCCGATCGGCGCGCGTTCGATCTCAATTGGCCCATGGCCAACAGCGCGGTCACCGCCCTGCGCTATCGCCCCGATCGAATCAGCCTCAATTACCTCAACAACTTTTCGCACTTGGAACGCGCGGGGCAGCCGCCGATCGTCACCTACCGATAGTGGCATCGGGTGGACCCTTTGGCCCGCGCACCCATGGAGCGCCCGGGAAGGAAACCGATCGAATGAAAGATTTCCATGGAAGGATCGCCGTCGTGACCGGGGCCGCCAGCGGTATCGGGCGGGAGCTCGCGCTCTCGTGCGCGCGCGCCGGAATGTCGGTGGTGTTGGCCGACGTGGACGAAGAGGGGACCGCGGCCACCGGCGAGCTGCTCGCGCCTCTCCTCGCGCCCTCGGGTGCCGCAGCGCTCTCCGTGCGCTGCGACGTCTCCAAAGACGAGCAGGTTCGGGAGCTCTCGGAGCGCGCGTTCGAGCGGTTCGGCGCCGTGCATTTGCTCTTCAACAACGCCGGCGTGGGGGTGCTGGGCCCCGCGTGGACCACCACGGCGGAGGATTGGCAGTGGGTGCTCGGCATCAATGTGATGGGCGTGGTGCACGGCATCCGCCACTTCGTGCCGCGCATGATCGCGCAAAACGGGGAGGGGCACGTGGTGAACACCGCGTCGGTGGCCGGCCTGGTCTCGGTGCCCGGCAGCAGCGTCTATTGCGTGAGCAAGCACGCGGTCGTCACCCTCTCGGAGTGCCTCCACCACGATCTGCGCGTGGCCGGCTCCACCCTCGGCGTCTCCGTGCTCTGCCCGGCTTACGTCAACACGGGCATCGCCGACTCCGACCGCAATCGCCCCCAGGAGCTGCGCGCCACCAACCCGCACGCCTCCGAATACGACATCATCTTGCGCAGGGCCCTGCTCGCCGGGAAGCTCACCGCGGCCGACGTCGCCGCCGTCACCCTGGAGGCCATCGCCCAGGAGCGCTTCTACGTGCTGCCCCACGGCAAGATCAAGGCGGCCATCGAGACCCGCATGCGCGACATTTTGGATGACCGCAACCCCACGAACACCGTCCCCGTCGGCGCGAAAGGAGAGCCCCGGTGAACTTCGAATACTCGGCCAAGACCCAGGAGCTACGCGGCCGCCTCCACGCCTTCATGGAGCGCCATATCTACCCCAACGAGAGGCCCTTCTACGAAGAGGTGGCGCGCGGCGATCGATGGCAGCCCGTCTCGATCCTGGAGGCGCTCAAAGAAGAGGCGCGCGCGGAGGGCCTCTGGAACCTCTTCCTGCCCGACTCCAAGCGCGGCGCGGGGCTCACCAACCTGGAGTACGCGCCGCTGTGCGAGATCATGGGCCGCGTGATTTGGGCGCCCGAGGTCTTCAACTGTTCGGCGCCCGACACGGGCAACATGGAGACGATCGAGCGCTATGGCACCCCCGAGCAGAAGGAGCAATGGCTCGCGCCGCTGCTCGATGGAAAGATTCGTTCCGCCTTTGCGATGACCGAGCCCCTGGTGGCCTCCAGCGACGCCACCAACATCGAGAGCCGCATCGTGCCCGATGGTGACCACTACATCATCAACGGACGGAAATGGTGGTCTTCGGGGGCCAGCGATCCGCGGTGCAAGCTGTTCATCGTGATGGGGCAGACGGAGCCCGAGCACCCCAACCGGCACCTGCGTCAATCGATGATCCTCGTGCCGCGCGACGCGGCGGGTCTGACCGTCGTGCGCAACCTCACCGTGTTCGGCTACGACGACGCACCGCACGGACACGCCGAGGTCCTGTTCGAGAACGTGCGCGTTCCGGCCGAAAACCTGCTTTTGGGCGAGGGCCGCGGCTTCGAGATCGCGCAGGGGAGGCTGGGACCGGGACGAATCCACCATTGCATGCGGCTCATCGGTTTGGCCGAGCGGGCGCTCGAGGACATGTGCAAGCGCACTTTGTCGCGTGTTGCCTTTGGCAAGCCGATTGCCGAGCAGACCGTGACCCTAGAACGGATCGCCGAGTCGCGTATTCTTATCGACCAAGCGCGTCTTTTGGTGCTGAATGCCGCTTACATGATGGATACGGTGGGGAACAAAGTCGCGCGGAAGGAAATCGCGATGATCAAGGTGGCCGCCCCCAATATGGCGTGCCAGGTGATCGATTGGGCCATCCAGGCCCATGGTGCAGCAGGTCTATCCGGCGATTTTACACTCGCCTACAATTACGCGCAGGCGCGGACCCTTCGCTTTGCCGATGGGCCGGACGAGGTGCATCGCAACGCCATCGGTAAAATGGAGTTGGCCAAGTACCAAATGTAGCCGCTGCCACCAGGAAATCCCGAGAGCCGCCGAAACCCACCCGGAACCCGGAAGAGGAGGCGAACGATGTCCGAATTACCTTGGATCCCATCGTACCCGGCCGGATTGAGCCATGACCACGAGATTGTACGTACAACCGTTTGGCAGATCCTGGAGGACGCGGTGGCGCGCTGGCCCGACCACCCCGCCCTCGACTTCATGGGAAAGAAGCGCACGTACCGGGAGCTCTCGGCCATGGTGCGGCGCGCCGCCAACGGCTTTCGCGCGCTGGGCGTAAAGCCCGGGGTGAACGTGGGTCTGTATCTGCCAAATACGCCGCACTACGTGGTGGCATTCTTCGGCATCCTCCAGGCGGGCGGCACGGTGGTGAACTACTCGCCGCTCGACACCGAGAAGGTGCTCGCGCACAAAATCGAGGACAGCGAGACCGACATCATGGTCACGCTCGACGTGAAATCCCTGTATCCGCAGATGGTGCAGCTTCTGCAGAGCACGCGGCTGCGAAAGCTGGTCGTCGGCGCCCTCTCGGAGATGGCCGAAGCCCCCAATGCCGTGCGCGAAAAGCTGGAGGCCGCGGGGCACCTGGCCGAAATCGCATGGGATGATCGGCACATGACGTTCGAGGCTTTGTTGGCCAATGATGGCCATGGCGAGCCAACGCCGCTGGCTGATGCGGAGCTCTCGGAGCGGGTGGCCGTCATCCAGTACACGGGGGGAACGAGCGGGCAGCCCAAGGGCGCGATGCTCACCCACGCCAATTTGTCGGTGGCGTGCAATCAATATTGGACGACGGCGCGCGCGGAGCCGAGAATCCTCCAGGAGGGGCAGGAGCGGTTTCTGGCGGTGCTACCCTTGTTTCATATTTACGCGCTGACCGTCGATATGCTGTTTGGCATTCGCATGGGGGCCGAGATCGTCCTGCACGCGCGCTTCGAGGTGGAGGCGGCGGTGCGCGACATCGCCGCCAAGAAGATCACCGTCTTTCCCGGCGTGCCCACCATGTTCGCGGCCATTTTGCACCACCCCGGGATCGAGCACCACGATCTGAGCTCGCTGAAATTCTGCGGCTCGGGGGGAGCGCCCTTGCCGCGCGAGGTGCAGCAGCGCTTCCGTGGCTTGACGGGCTGTCTCTTGTGCGAGGGCTGGGGCATGACGGAGACCTCGCCCACGGGCACCTTCACCCCCATGGATCGCGAGCCGCGCCTGGGGTCGTGCGGGCTGCCGATGCCGGGCATTTCGTTCGAGTTCGCCAATGTGGAAAATCCGAACGAGACGGTGCCCTTGGGGCAGCGGGGCGAGATTTGCGTCAAAGGCCCCAACGTGATGTTGGGCTATTGGAAGAACCCCGCGGCCACCGCCACCTCCCGCACCAAAAACGGATTCTTTCGCACGGGGGATGTCGGCTACATGGACCGCGACGGCTTCGTGTACATCGTCGACCGCACCAAGGACATGCTCCTCTGCGGCGGCTTCAACGTGTACCCGCGCACCATCGAGGACGCCATCTACGAGCACCCCGCGGTGGCCGAGGTCACCGTCATCGGCGTTCACGACGATCGGCGCGGGCAAGTGCCCAAGGCGTTCATCAAGCTGAAGCCGGGGGCCAAGGAGCCGACCCTGGAGGAGCTCCAGGCCTTTCTCGAGGGCCGGGTGGGCAAGCACGAGATGGTCAAGGCGATGGCCATCCGCGCGGAGCTGCCGAAGACGTTGGTGGGCAAGCTCTCCAAAAAGGAACTCTACGAGGAAGAAGCGAAAGCGAGGCTTTGACGATGCCGGCTACACACTACGAGCGACGCGGCACGGTCGCCGTGATCACCCTGGATAACCCGCCCGTGAACGGCCTGGGTCACGCCGTTCGCCTGGGGATCTGCGAAGGCCTGGAGCGCGCGGAGGCCGATCCCGAGGTGTCGGCGGTGGTCCTCACGGGCGCGGGGAAGGCGTTCTCGGGCGGCGCCGACATCACCGAGTTCAAAAGCGGAAAGCAGCTCGCGGAGCCCATGTTGCGGTCCGTGATCCGGGCGCTGGAGGCGAGCACCAAGCCGGTGATCGCCGCCATTCACGCGGTGGCCATGGGCGGCGGGTTGGAGCTGGCGCTGGGTGCCCATTTTCGGGTGGCGGCCGCTGGGGCCAAAATTGCGCTGCCGGAGGTGAAGCTCGGCCTCCTCCCCGGCGCCGGCGGCACCCAGCGCTTGCCGCGCGCCATCGGGCTGGAGGCGGCGCTGAACATGATCGCCTCCGGGGAGCCGGTGCTCTCGGAGAAGCTCGCGGGCACCGCGCTGTTCGATCGGCTGATCGACGGCGACTTGGTGACCGGCGCCGTGGCGTTCGCCGAGGAAATCGTGCGCGAGAAGCGGCCCTTGAAGAAGCTGCGCGACGCGGCGGTGGAGCACCCCAACCCCGAAGGATTCGTGCAGTTTGCACGCAATACCGTCGCGGCCATGGCCAAGAACTTTCCGGCGCCGCTCGGGTGTGTGGACGCGGTGGCGGCGTCCACCGAGCCGTTCGAGGTGGGGCTGCGCAAAGAAGGGGAGCTCTTTCAGCGGCTGATGGCGACCCCCGAGTCGCGCGCCCTGCGGCACCTCTTCTTCGCGGAGCGGGCGGCGAGCAAGATCGCCGATGTTCCCCCGGAGACCAAGGGGCGGCCGATCCAGCGCGTGGCGATCGTGGGCGCGGGGACCATGGGCGGCGGCATCGCCATGTGCTTTGCCAATGCGGGCATCCCCGTCACCGTGCTGGAGGCCAAGGAAGAGGCGCTCGGAAAGGGCCTTGGCGTCATTCGCAAGAATTATGAGAGCACGGTGAAAAAGGGAAAGCTCCCGGCCGATAAGGCGGAGGAGCGGATCGCCCGAATCCAGGGTACGCTCGCGTACGAGGATCTGGCGAATGCCGACTTGGTGATCGAGGCCGTGTTCGAGGACTTGGCGGTCAAACAAGGCGTGTTTACCAAGCTGGATGCGGTGATGAAGCCGGGGGCCATCCTGGCGAGCAACACATCGACCCTCGATCTCGATAAGATTGCCGCCTTTACCAAGCGGCCGGCCGACATCGTTGGAATGCACTTCTTCAGCCCAGCCCATGTGATGAAGCTCTTGGAGGTGGTGCGCGGCAAGGCCACGGGCAAGGACGTGCTGGCCACGGTGATGGATGTGGCCAAGAAGATTGGAAAGACGGCGGTCGTGTCCGGGGTGTGCGATGGTTTCATCGGCAATCGCATGATCGAGCGCTATGGGCTGCAGGCCGCGCTTCTGCTGGAGGAAGGGGCGCTGCCCGCGCAGGTGGATCGGGCGCTGGAGCGATGGGGCATGGCGATGGGGCCATTCCGCATGAACGATCTCGCTGGAAATGACATCGGCTGGGCCATCCGCAAACGGCGCTACGTCGAATATCCGGAGATCGTGTACTCGAAAATTGGCGATCGGATTTGCGAGCTGGGTCGTTTCGGGCAGAAGACCGGAAAGGGGTGGTATCGGTACGAGCCCGGGCAGCGCGATGCGATCCCCGATCCGGCGGTGGACGAGTTGGTGATCGCGTATTCGAACGAGATCGGCGCCGCGCGTCGGGCCATATCGGACGAGGAGATCGTCGCGCGCTGCATCTTTGCGCTCGTGAACGAAGGGGCCCAGATCGTCGAGGAGGGCATTGCGCAGCGTGCGTCCGATATCGACGTCGTGTATGTCTCTGGTTACGGCTTTCCGCTGTACCGTGGCGGGCCGATGCTCTATGCGGATGAGCAAGGGCTACCGAATGTGCTCTCCGCCATGCGACGCTTCGGGCGCACGGCGCGGGGTGACCGGAGCTTCTGGGAACCGGCGCCGCTCTTGGCGCGTCTTGCGGCCGAGGGGAGGACTTTCCATGGTTGACGCCGTCATCGCATCCACCGCCCGCACGGGGCTCACCAAATCCTGGCGGGGTGCGTTCAACATGACCCATGGCGCTACCTTGGGGGCGCACGTGGTGAAGGCGGCCATCTCCCGCGCAGGGGTCGAGGGCCCCGAGATCGAAGATGTGGTTATGGGTTGCGCGAACCCCGAAGGCGCCACGGGGGTGAACATCGGGCGTCAGGTGGTGCTGCGCGCGGGCTTGCCGGTGACCGTGCCCGGCATGACCGTCAATCGCTTTTGCTCGTCGGGGTTGCAGAGCATCGCGCTGGCCGCGCAGCGGATTCAAAGCGGCGAGGGCGAGATCATCGTGGCGGGCGGCGTGGAGTCCATCTCCTGCGTCCAGAACGAGGCAAACCGGCACATGATCCACGAGCGCTGGCTTTTGGACAACAAGCCGGAAATCTACTGGCCCATGCTGCAGACGGCGGAGACGGTTTCCAAGCGATATGGCATTTCGCGCGAGCGGCAGGACGAATACGGCGTGCAGAGTCAAAGGCGCGCGGCCGCGGCCGCCGCCTCGGGCAAGTTCGATGACGAGATCGTGCCCATCACCACCTTGGCCGCCCTGGCCGACAAGGCCACCGGGCGCCTCTTCACGAAAGAGGTGACCACGGCGGCCGACGAGGGCATCCGGCCGG contains these protein-coding regions:
- a CDS encoding acyl-CoA dehydrogenase, whose protein sequence is MDKIIDRRDLDFVLYDLLQVEELTRYPRFAEHSRQTFASAIGTALAIAEQKFAPCNRKCDANEPHFDGERVHVIPEVKEAIDAFAQAGFIAAMYDEAQGGMQLPYCVTLACYAIFRGANVAVDAYATLTAGAADLIHEFGSPEQKARYLAPMLTGRYFGTMVLTEPQAGSSLADVETSATPRPDGTYAIKGNKIFISGGDHELSDNIVHMVLARIPGAPPGVKGISLFIVPKYRVDSEGRLGAKNDVALAGLIHKMGYRGTTSTMLNFGENDGCAGELVGEPHRGLTYMFQMMNAARVGVGLGAAMLGYTGYLHALDYARERLQGRSGKDPHAPPVPIIRHADVRRMLLAQKAYVEGALALCLYAGLLVDRQKYAATDEERREARLLLDLLTPIVKTWPSRYGVEANSLAIQVHGGYGYTREYAVEQFFRDNRLNEIHEGTSGIQALDLLGRKVIAENGAPLRLFGRALAETVLAARGCEDAELAQHAAHLSDAWERLVETTRVLGGAMAKNPELGLANASVYLDMFGHTVMAWIWLKQALVAWPKRSADGAEGDFYRGKLGAARYFFHWELPKTGPQHTLLRSLDTSCLEMQEGWF
- a CDS encoding SDR family NAD(P)-dependent oxidoreductase; protein product: MKDFHGRIAVVTGAASGIGRELALSCARAGMSVVLADVDEEGTAATGELLAPLLAPSGAAALSVRCDVSKDEQVRELSERAFERFGAVHLLFNNAGVGVLGPAWTTTAEDWQWVLGINVMGVVHGIRHFVPRMIAQNGEGHVVNTASVAGLVSVPGSSVYCVSKHAVVTLSECLHHDLRVAGSTLGVSVLCPAYVNTGIADSDRNRPQELRATNPHASEYDIILRRALLAGKLTAADVAAVTLEAIAQERFYVLPHGKIKAAIETRMRDILDDRNPTNTVPVGAKGEPR
- a CDS encoding 3-hydroxyacyl-CoA dehydrogenase NAD-binding domain-containing protein encodes the protein MPATHYERRGTVAVITLDNPPVNGLGHAVRLGICEGLERAEADPEVSAVVLTGAGKAFSGGADITEFKSGKQLAEPMLRSVIRALEASTKPVIAAIHAVAMGGGLELALGAHFRVAAAGAKIALPEVKLGLLPGAGGTQRLPRAIGLEAALNMIASGEPVLSEKLAGTALFDRLIDGDLVTGAVAFAEEIVREKRPLKKLRDAAVEHPNPEGFVQFARNTVAAMAKNFPAPLGCVDAVAASTEPFEVGLRKEGELFQRLMATPESRALRHLFFAERAASKIADVPPETKGRPIQRVAIVGAGTMGGGIAMCFANAGIPVTVLEAKEEALGKGLGVIRKNYESTVKKGKLPADKAEERIARIQGTLAYEDLANADLVIEAVFEDLAVKQGVFTKLDAVMKPGAILASNTSTLDLDKIAAFTKRPADIVGMHFFSPAHVMKLLEVVRGKATGKDVLATVMDVAKKIGKTAVVSGVCDGFIGNRMIERYGLQAALLLEEGALPAQVDRALERWGMAMGPFRMNDLAGNDIGWAIRKRRYVEYPEIVYSKIGDRICELGRFGQKTGKGWYRYEPGQRDAIPDPAVDELVIAYSNEIGAARRAISDEEIVARCIFALVNEGAQIVEEGIAQRASDIDVVYVSGYGFPLYRGGPMLYADEQGLPNVLSAMRRFGRTARGDRSFWEPAPLLARLAAEGRTFHG
- a CDS encoding SDR family oxidoreductase; this encodes MLVQQYLPKDLFRGKTVFVTGGGSGINLGVARNFAALGASLAICGRTQEKLDRAAAELAALSAHLGGKVLPVAADVRDYAALEKALGRTEAEVGPVDVLVCGAAGNFLCPAEDLSPNGFKAVIDIDLLGSFNASRAAFEQLKKTRGSILFISAGQSFMPHAFQVHVGAAKAGIDNLMKNLALEWGRYGIRSNTIVPGPIEDTEGMRRLSSPEHDTRAKGAIPLGRYGTVDEIGHAAVFLASPFAAYITGTVLSVDGGSNLIGSALWNQAVESLVPRKGSGKAPPGS
- a CDS encoding histidine phosphatase family protein, translated to MGDILLIRHAQASFGSANYDCLSELGLEQSRLLGRWLARRGRTIDRVAMGHMQRHRQTAEAALAELPTELRGTEAPIVDAGFDEFDGDHVLTRYRPELAERSALAQHLAQSSHPYRAFQELFEGAVERWVAGQHDGEYRESWNAFRARCVLGLERLVQGAGPSRTLAVFTSGGPITAICQHLLELPDRRAFDLNWPMANSAVTALRYRPDRISLNYLNNFSHLERAGQPPIVTYR
- a CDS encoding enoyl-CoA hydratase is translated as MNTHDMSHIVTEVADGVQRIEIRRPEKKNALTQAMYAGMAKALAEAERDRAVRVILIHGQPQIFTSGNDIADFLQHPEAATEDAPVFQFLRNLMYAKKPVLAAVTGAAIGIGTTLLLHCDYVIAGQGAEFAMPFVNLALCPEAGSSLLLPLLVGQKRASELLLFGDKFSAEEALSMGLINSVVADVDVGTHAMAKARTLAQKPRAALLATKSLLKAKLVPQIEKAMIEEAHEFGDRLASAESKEALTAFLEKRRPDYSRFQ
- a CDS encoding long-chain fatty acid--CoA ligase, whose product is MSELPWIPSYPAGLSHDHEIVRTTVWQILEDAVARWPDHPALDFMGKKRTYRELSAMVRRAANGFRALGVKPGVNVGLYLPNTPHYVVAFFGILQAGGTVVNYSPLDTEKVLAHKIEDSETDIMVTLDVKSLYPQMVQLLQSTRLRKLVVGALSEMAEAPNAVREKLEAAGHLAEIAWDDRHMTFEALLANDGHGEPTPLADAELSERVAVIQYTGGTSGQPKGAMLTHANLSVACNQYWTTARAEPRILQEGQERFLAVLPLFHIYALTVDMLFGIRMGAEIVLHARFEVEAAVRDIAAKKITVFPGVPTMFAAILHHPGIEHHDLSSLKFCGSGGAPLPREVQQRFRGLTGCLLCEGWGMTETSPTGTFTPMDREPRLGSCGLPMPGISFEFANVENPNETVPLGQRGEICVKGPNVMLGYWKNPAATATSRTKNGFFRTGDVGYMDRDGFVYIVDRTKDMLLCGGFNVYPRTIEDAIYEHPAVAEVTVIGVHDDRRGQVPKAFIKLKPGAKEPTLEELQAFLEGRVGKHEMVKAMAIRAELPKTLVGKLSKKELYEEEAKARL
- a CDS encoding acyl-CoA dehydrogenase family protein translates to MNFEYSAKTQELRGRLHAFMERHIYPNERPFYEEVARGDRWQPVSILEALKEEARAEGLWNLFLPDSKRGAGLTNLEYAPLCEIMGRVIWAPEVFNCSAPDTGNMETIERYGTPEQKEQWLAPLLDGKIRSAFAMTEPLVASSDATNIESRIVPDGDHYIINGRKWWSSGASDPRCKLFIVMGQTEPEHPNRHLRQSMILVPRDAAGLTVVRNLTVFGYDDAPHGHAEVLFENVRVPAENLLLGEGRGFEIAQGRLGPGRIHHCMRLIGLAERALEDMCKRTLSRVAFGKPIAEQTVTLERIAESRILIDQARLLVLNAAYMMDTVGNKVARKEIAMIKVAAPNMACQVIDWAIQAHGAAGLSGDFTLAYNYAQARTLRFADGPDEVHRNAIGKMELAKYQM
- a CDS encoding acetyl-CoA C-acyltransferase, with translation MVDAVIASTARTGLTKSWRGAFNMTHGATLGAHVVKAAISRAGVEGPEIEDVVMGCANPEGATGVNIGRQVVLRAGLPVTVPGMTVNRFCSSGLQSIALAAQRIQSGEGEIIVAGGVESISCVQNEANRHMIHERWLLDNKPEIYWPMLQTAETVSKRYGISRERQDEYGVQSQRRAAAAAASGKFDDEIVPITTLAALADKATGRLFTKEVTTAADEGIRPDTTFEGVSKIRPALPGGVIAAGNASQFSDGASACVVMSSALAEKRGLRPLGIFRGFAVSGCEPDEMGIGPVFAVPKLLARAGLSASDIGLWELNEAFAVQVIYCRDRLGIPDDRLNVNGGAIAVGHPYGVTGSRLVGHALIEGRRRGVKYVVVTMCIGGGQGAAGLFEVA